In the genome of Balneola sp., one region contains:
- the bioB gene encoding biotin synthase BioB, protein MIEVRNDWTLEEISEIYHSPLMELIYRAQTVHREFHETGEVQVCTLLSIKTGGCSEDCSYCPQSARYNTGVNNEKLMPKEMIVAAAERAKAAGSTRFCMGAAWRSARQNKDFDQVLEVVTEVADLGLEVCATLGMLTDDQAEKLKDAGLYAYNHNLDSSEDFYKKIITTRTYEDRLDTIKRVQDNNISVCSGGIIGMGETHEDRIGLLHTLSNLDTHPESVPVNALIAVDGTPMEGQPKVPSWEMARMIATARILMPESMVRLSAGRVRMNFEEQALCFMAGANSIFTGEKLLTTDNNALDEDMHMFELFGLKPRPAYKDAKPEHVPEMA, encoded by the coding sequence ATGATTGAAGTAAGAAACGACTGGACGCTAGAAGAAATTTCCGAAATCTACCACTCCCCTCTTATGGAGCTTATTTACCGGGCCCAAACGGTTCACAGAGAGTTCCATGAAACCGGAGAAGTCCAGGTTTGTACATTACTATCGATCAAAACTGGTGGTTGTTCAGAGGACTGTTCTTACTGCCCTCAATCGGCTCGTTATAACACAGGAGTAAATAACGAGAAGCTAATGCCTAAAGAAATGATTGTTGCTGCTGCTGAGAGAGCTAAAGCAGCCGGAAGCACTAGATTCTGTATGGGTGCAGCCTGGAGAAGTGCTCGACAAAACAAAGACTTTGATCAGGTACTCGAAGTAGTTACGGAAGTAGCTGATTTGGGCCTCGAAGTTTGTGCTACATTGGGAATGCTTACCGATGATCAAGCTGAGAAACTTAAAGATGCTGGACTATATGCATACAACCATAACCTGGACAGCAGCGAAGATTTCTACAAGAAGATTATTACTACCCGTACTTATGAAGATCGGTTAGACACAATCAAAAGAGTTCAGGATAACAATATTTCTGTATGCTCCGGAGGTATCATTGGAATGGGTGAAACTCATGAAGATAGAATTGGACTCCTTCATACCCTATCTAACCTCGATACACATCCTGAGTCAGTTCCGGTTAACGCCTTAATTGCTGTTGATGGAACCCCAATGGAAGGTCAGCCCAAAGTACCAAGCTGGGAGATGGCCCGAATGATTGCCACTGCGCGTATCCTTATGCCGGAGTCTATGGTTCGTCTTTCTGCAGGTCGTGTTCGAATGAATTTTGAAGAGCAAGCTCTTTGCTTTATGGCCGGAGCCAATTCCATTTTCACAGGTGAAAAGCTGCTTACTACAGACAATAATGCCCTGGATGAAGACATGCATATGTTTGAGCTTTTTGGATTGAAGCCACGCCCTGCTTATAAAGATGCCAAGCCGGAGCATGTACCGGAGATGGCATAA
- a CDS encoding sodium:proton exchanger encodes MFFAVSLPFLNEIVALFLVSVLIAFICYKLKLVPIVGFLIAGVVIGPNALGLVQDQELVDMLAEIGIILLLFTIGIEFSLEKLARIKSAIFIGGGVQVLLTVASVVGIFLLLNINWKIGIYTGFLVALSSTAIILGLLSEQKKTDSPVGRLSLAVLIFQDFAIIAMVLLVPLLSGESGSTADILLVLGKAVLLIVGIVLLARKIVPWILDKVAQTRRQELFLLTVMAICFGTAALTNLANVSLALGAFLAGLVVSESHYSDHALSEIIPLKTIFNAVFFVSVGMLLDVKFVLEYPLLLLGIASGVLVLKFILSSVSLLILGYPIRVAAASGIVLSQIGEFSFVLEREGRKAGLDPGGFGELGSQMFIAVSVILMLLTPFFLSISPKVGEILSKTPLKKLGEKRKKDKDAKLNVKLEDHVILVGYGPAGRNLARIFADTNIPFIVIEMNPKSVNEMHKNGINAIYGDATRSHILEHAQIEKAKLCVIAINDLDANPRIIKLAKYLNPTLQVIVRTRYLAQAEAMEIAGADTVVPEEMETTVRLFSNVMSAYMISEEEIQQHIRELRAEDYQIMRGSIQEAHLMVLQGLDEEGLHTRAVVVREGSYASGKTLAELKLRNEYEITVLTVHRGERNIGNPAGSFKLETGDRLVMVGLATRFADAAVIFREEKPPIELEEDV; translated from the coding sequence ATGTTTTTTGCTGTAAGCTTGCCCTTTTTAAATGAAATCGTTGCTCTCTTCCTTGTAAGTGTGCTGATTGCTTTCATTTGCTACAAATTAAAACTGGTTCCAATTGTTGGTTTTCTAATCGCAGGAGTTGTTATTGGCCCTAATGCTCTTGGACTGGTTCAGGATCAGGAGCTGGTTGATATGCTTGCTGAGATAGGAATTATTTTGCTTCTGTTCACTATTGGTATAGAGTTTAGCCTTGAAAAACTAGCGCGCATAAAGTCGGCTATTTTCATAGGTGGCGGAGTCCAGGTTTTGCTAACGGTGGCTTCAGTAGTAGGCATATTTTTATTACTTAACATTAACTGGAAGATTGGTATTTATACAGGCTTCCTGGTTGCATTAAGCTCTACTGCCATTATTCTTGGATTGCTTAGTGAACAGAAAAAAACTGATAGCCCAGTAGGCCGACTTTCTTTAGCTGTACTCATTTTCCAGGATTTTGCCATCATTGCTATGGTGTTGCTGGTTCCCCTACTATCTGGAGAAAGTGGATCTACTGCAGACATTTTACTGGTTCTAGGGAAAGCAGTATTACTCATTGTGGGAATTGTACTTTTGGCCAGGAAAATTGTCCCCTGGATTTTAGACAAAGTTGCTCAAACACGTCGCCAGGAACTTTTTTTACTAACCGTAATGGCAATCTGTTTTGGAACAGCAGCGTTAACAAATCTCGCTAATGTAAGTCTTGCTCTTGGAGCTTTTCTAGCCGGTTTAGTAGTAAGTGAAAGTCATTACAGCGACCACGCCCTTAGTGAAATTATACCCCTCAAGACCATTTTTAACGCCGTTTTCTTTGTTTCGGTGGGAATGTTGCTGGATGTTAAATTCGTGCTTGAATACCCACTCCTTCTTCTGGGTATTGCCTCGGGAGTATTGGTTCTAAAGTTTATCCTTAGCTCGGTCAGCCTTTTGATACTAGGCTACCCCATTCGAGTAGCAGCGGCTTCGGGGATTGTATTATCTCAAATTGGTGAGTTCTCTTTTGTACTGGAACGCGAAGGCCGCAAGGCAGGCCTGGACCCGGGTGGATTTGGAGAGCTAGGCTCACAGATGTTCATCGCCGTTTCTGTTATTCTTATGCTCTTAACTCCCTTCTTTTTATCTATTAGCCCAAAAGTGGGAGAAATCCTTTCTAAGACTCCCCTCAAGAAACTGGGAGAGAAAAGAAAAAAGGATAAGGATGCCAAGCTAAACGTTAAACTGGAAGATCATGTCATCCTGGTTGGATATGGGCCTGCTGGCCGTAATTTGGCACGAATATTTGCGGATACAAATATTCCGTTCATTGTAATTGAAATGAACCCTAAATCAGTGAATGAGATGCACAAAAATGGCATCAATGCTATTTATGGGGATGCAACCCGAAGCCATATCCTGGAACATGCCCAAATTGAAAAGGCCAAGCTGTGTGTAATTGCCATTAATGACCTGGATGCCAATCCAAGGATTATAAAACTCGCCAAATATTTAAATCCAACTTTACAGGTCATTGTAAGGACCCGGTACCTGGCTCAGGCGGAAGCGATGGAAATCGCCGGGGCTGATACTGTTGTACCCGAAGAAATGGAAACCACTGTGCGACTTTTCTCAAATGTGATGAGTGCCTATATGATTTCTGAGGAAGAGATCCAGCAACACATTAGGGAGCTCCGCGCCGAAGATTACCAGATTATGAGAGGGAGCATACAGGAAGCTCATCTTATGGTACTGCAAGGACTTGATGAAGAAGGCCTCCATACCAGAGCGGTAGTAGTTCGAGAAGGAAGTTATGCTTCAGGTAAAACATTGGCCGAATTGAAACTTCGTAATGAATACGAAATCACCGTACTCACCGTTCATCGTGGAGAACGAAACATTGGGAATCCAGCAGGTTCCTTTAAACTCGAAACTGGTGACCGGTTAGTCATGGTTGGATTAGCCACCCGCTTTGCCGATGCAGCAGTGATCTTTAGGGAAGAAAAACCTCCCATTGAACTTGAAGAGGATGTTTAG
- a CDS encoding nucleotide sugar dehydrogenase has translation MYSRLALGESKLAMVGLGYVGLPIALEFARNFNVIGFDINEARVEMMREGIDPSKELDAEAFEEKNIKFTHKLDQIAEAEFYVVAVPTPIDHRREPNLTPLKKATASVAEVLKKGDYVVFESTVYPGCTEEVCVPILERISGLTLNEDFKIGYSPERINPGDKVHTVTNITKVVSGSDEEALTEIAKVYESIITAGIHKASTIKVAEASKIIENTQRDVNIALMNELSMIFDKLGINTNDVLEAAGTKWNFLKFFPGLVGGHCIGVDPYYLAYKAKEVKVDPKVIASSRFRNDGMPYNIAFKISQKLEELGKNPKSSTVLVKGITFKENVSDIRNSKVADVVKKLALFGIKCWVEDPHADPEEVREEYGFHCSKEEHKGNFDVVIMAVAHDEYKDISEEELASVSKPDTIFYDVRGMIKGRTSEEQHYMSL, from the coding sequence ATTTACTCAAGACTTGCATTAGGCGAATCAAAACTAGCCATGGTTGGTCTTGGATATGTTGGATTACCAATCGCATTAGAATTCGCAAGAAACTTTAATGTAATCGGCTTCGACATAAACGAAGCTCGTGTAGAAATGATGAGGGAGGGAATCGATCCTTCTAAAGAATTAGATGCAGAAGCATTTGAAGAGAAGAACATCAAGTTCACTCATAAGTTAGATCAAATTGCAGAAGCAGAATTCTATGTGGTGGCAGTACCTACTCCAATCGATCATAGAAGAGAACCAAATTTAACTCCACTTAAAAAGGCAACTGCTTCGGTAGCGGAAGTACTTAAAAAAGGAGATTACGTGGTTTTTGAATCTACCGTGTACCCTGGATGTACGGAAGAAGTGTGTGTTCCTATCCTTGAACGAATTTCAGGATTAACATTAAACGAAGATTTCAAGATCGGTTATTCTCCTGAGCGCATTAATCCAGGTGACAAAGTTCATACTGTGACCAACATCACCAAAGTGGTCTCAGGAAGTGATGAAGAAGCATTAACAGAAATTGCTAAAGTGTATGAAAGCATTATAACTGCCGGAATTCACAAAGCAAGTACCATTAAAGTTGCAGAGGCTTCTAAAATCATTGAAAACACTCAACGTGATGTAAATATCGCATTGATGAATGAGCTTTCTATGATCTTCGACAAGCTTGGAATTAATACTAACGATGTATTAGAAGCAGCAGGGACAAAGTGGAACTTCTTAAAATTCTTCCCTGGCCTTGTAGGTGGTCACTGTATAGGTGTTGATCCATACTATCTCGCTTATAAAGCGAAAGAGGTAAAAGTTGATCCTAAAGTAATTGCCAGCTCACGCTTCAGGAATGATGGAATGCCATATAACATCGCGTTCAAAATTTCTCAGAAGCTTGAAGAACTAGGCAAAAACCCAAAGTCATCTACTGTTTTAGTTAAAGGAATCACCTTTAAAGAGAACGTGAGTGATATCCGTAACTCGAAAGTTGCCGATGTGGTTAAAAAGCTTGCCTTATTTGGTATCAAGTGCTGGGTAGAAGACCCCCATGCCGATCCTGAAGAAGTACGTGAGGAATATGGTTTCCACTGCTCGAAAGAAGAGCATAAAGGTAACTTCGATGTGGTAATCATGGCTGTAGCTCATGATGAATACAAAGACATCAGCGAAGAAGAACTAGCTTCTGTTTCTAAGCCTGACACGATCTTTTACGATGTAAGAGGTATGATCAAAGGCAGAACTTCTGAAGAACAACATTACATGTCACTTTAA
- a CDS encoding glycosyltransferase family 2 protein: MFEQLTPEYIQYWFAVGFNKFLRVFWYFCIFEFTRYIIIDYIVLFFQNLTKKSDDEKFQKARHELFLENPLISIIIPGKNEGAHLFKLTKSLAEQTYQNFELIIVDDGSDDDTPIIGKNLERLGLIDMFIRNEMRGGKASAANLALRYAKGKFIVHLDADCSFDRDAIEQVVIPFYYDEKIGAVGGNVKVRNYKDSLCASLQAIEYLKTVSVGRIITSYLGIYKIISGAFGAFRPEILDKIGGWDIGPGLDGDITVKIRKCGYKTVFAPKAICLTNAPSKFKVLKKQRLRWDKSIIRFRVRKHRDVYFPHANFSWSNFFALFENVFYNVILDIMWLLYMIDIIFNYSSSLHFIIPMNFTLYVAMSYVQMGSILLFTERKKEETKLLKFVPLMTLYTGVFLRLVRTTAYYQEFFFKRSYEDPWNPVKSSSMAKKYGL; encoded by the coding sequence ATGTTTGAGCAGCTAACACCCGAATATATCCAGTACTGGTTTGCCGTAGGCTTCAACAAATTCTTAAGGGTATTCTGGTACTTCTGCATCTTTGAATTTACCCGGTATATCATCATTGATTACATCGTTCTCTTCTTTCAAAACCTGACTAAGAAAAGCGATGATGAGAAATTTCAAAAAGCAAGACATGAGCTCTTCCTCGAAAACCCATTGATCTCCATAATTATCCCAGGGAAAAACGAGGGGGCTCATCTTTTTAAACTAACTAAATCCCTTGCAGAACAGACTTATCAAAACTTCGAACTCATCATTGTTGACGACGGCTCTGATGACGATACCCCAATTATTGGGAAAAACCTTGAGAGGCTTGGTTTGATCGATATGTTCATCCGGAATGAAATGAGGGGAGGGAAAGCCTCAGCAGCTAACCTGGCCTTGCGCTATGCAAAAGGAAAATTCATCGTTCACCTTGATGCTGATTGCTCTTTTGATCGCGATGCTATCGAGCAAGTAGTGATTCCTTTTTACTATGATGAAAAGATCGGGGCAGTTGGAGGAAATGTTAAAGTGAGAAATTATAAAGATAGCCTCTGTGCCTCGCTTCAGGCGATTGAGTATCTAAAGACGGTATCAGTTGGCCGAATTATCACTTCCTATTTGGGTATCTATAAGATCATTTCTGGTGCCTTTGGCGCCTTTCGGCCTGAGATCCTGGATAAAATAGGAGGCTGGGATATTGGCCCTGGGTTAGATGGAGATATTACCGTTAAAATCAGGAAGTGCGGGTATAAGACAGTATTTGCTCCAAAAGCGATTTGTCTGACCAATGCTCCCTCGAAATTTAAAGTGCTAAAAAAGCAACGGCTCCGATGGGATAAATCCATCATTCGATTTAGAGTACGAAAGCACAGAGATGTGTATTTCCCACATGCCAATTTTAGTTGGAGTAATTTCTTCGCTCTTTTTGAAAACGTATTCTATAACGTAATCCTGGATATCATGTGGTTGTTATATATGATTGATATCATTTTCAATTACAGTTCTTCACTTCACTTCATCATTCCAATGAATTTTACACTATATGTAGCAATGAGCTATGTGCAAATGGGTAGCATATTGTTATTCACTGAACGAAAAAAGGAAGAAACCAAGCTTCTAAAATTTGTTCCTCTTATGACGCTTTATACAGGTGTTTTCCTGCGATTGGTCCGGACTACCGCTTATTACCAGGAATTCTTCTTTAAGCGTTCGTATGAAGATCCCTGGAATCCAGTGAAGTCATCCTCCATGGCTAAGAAGTATGGGCTGTAG
- a CDS encoding 2-oxoacid:acceptor oxidoreductase subunit alpha, which translates to MSTQDQVREDVTIRFAGDSGDGMQLTGSLFTNTTALLGNDLRTLPEFPAEIRAPQGTVPGVSSFQLQFGSRQILTPGDECDALVVMNSAALKANLSLLKKGGTIIANTAGFDKKNLNLAKYPEGVNPLEDGSLDKYEVIEIDVTKLVKEALADMNLPYKDQERSKNMFVLGMLYWMYNRPMDSTIDFLNQKFGKKPEIAEANIKVLKAGYYYGETAEIFNSRVTVKQADLEPGTYRNITGNEALVLGLVAAARKSNLPLFLGTYPITPASDVLHGLAKHKKFGITTFQAEDEIAACASAIGASFGGSIGVTSSSGPGIALKGEAIGLAVMLELPLVVLNIQRAGPSTGMPTKTEQADLMQAVYGRNGESPLLVVAPKSPADCFEMAFEAVRISLEHMTPVIFLSDGYIANGSEPWKFPNSEDLKDIKVEFEGPRHSEEDGAFMPYKRDARLVRKWAIPGTQGIEHRVGGLEKEDVTGNVSYDPDNHQKMTDIRRDKRDLVAQNIPEQDIDQGNESGDILVLGWGGTYGAIRTVVHQLRKEGMDISHAHLRYINPFPKNMESLLKSFKKIIVPEINDGQLVRLIRSEFLIPAVPINKVKGRPFGVSELKQEILQLVEKQPA; encoded by the coding sequence ATGAGCACACAGGATCAGGTTCGTGAGGATGTCACCATTCGCTTTGCAGGTGACTCCGGCGATGGAATGCAGCTTACGGGGTCGCTATTCACCAATACTACCGCGCTTCTTGGAAACGACTTAAGAACCCTCCCGGAATTTCCCGCTGAAATCAGAGCTCCTCAAGGTACGGTACCCGGAGTTTCTTCTTTTCAACTTCAATTTGGGAGCCGACAAATTTTAACTCCCGGGGATGAATGTGACGCCCTGGTAGTCATGAATTCAGCTGCGTTGAAAGCAAATTTAAGCCTCCTTAAAAAAGGCGGTACCATCATAGCCAATACTGCAGGCTTCGATAAAAAGAATTTAAACCTTGCTAAGTATCCCGAAGGAGTAAATCCGCTTGAAGATGGTTCCCTGGATAAATATGAGGTCATCGAAATTGATGTAACCAAACTGGTTAAGGAAGCTTTAGCTGATATGAACCTTCCTTATAAAGACCAGGAGCGTTCAAAGAATATGTTTGTTTTGGGGATGCTTTACTGGATGTATAACCGTCCCATGGATTCAACCATTGATTTCCTGAACCAGAAATTTGGGAAAAAACCTGAAATTGCTGAAGCAAATATCAAAGTGCTTAAAGCCGGGTACTATTATGGAGAAACAGCAGAGATTTTCAATTCCAGGGTTACCGTCAAACAAGCAGACCTAGAACCAGGTACCTATCGAAATATTACTGGAAATGAAGCGCTGGTGCTTGGCCTGGTAGCTGCGGCAAGGAAAAGTAATCTTCCTTTATTTTTGGGTACCTATCCGATTACTCCAGCATCTGATGTACTTCATGGCCTGGCTAAACACAAGAAATTTGGGATTACAACCTTTCAAGCAGAGGATGAAATTGCAGCATGTGCCTCTGCAATAGGCGCTTCGTTCGGAGGAAGCATTGGTGTTACCAGTTCTTCAGGACCTGGTATTGCTCTTAAAGGTGAGGCTATTGGATTAGCAGTTATGCTTGAGCTTCCTTTGGTAGTATTGAATATTCAGAGGGCAGGACCTTCTACAGGGATGCCTACCAAAACGGAACAAGCCGATTTAATGCAGGCTGTATACGGCCGTAACGGGGAAAGCCCTTTGCTGGTTGTGGCTCCAAAATCTCCAGCTGATTGTTTTGAGATGGCTTTTGAAGCTGTACGAATTTCTTTAGAGCATATGACTCCGGTGATCTTTCTTTCGGATGGATATATAGCCAATGGCTCTGAGCCATGGAAATTTCCTAATTCAGAAGACCTGAAAGACATCAAGGTGGAATTCGAAGGCCCTCGTCATTCAGAAGAAGATGGAGCATTTATGCCTTATAAGCGTGATGCACGTCTTGTTAGAAAATGGGCGATCCCTGGTACCCAGGGCATCGAACATCGTGTGGGAGGCCTTGAGAAAGAAGATGTGACCGGTAATGTTTCTTATGATCCGGACAATCATCAGAAAATGACAGATATACGAAGGGATAAACGAGATTTGGTAGCGCAGAATATTCCTGAGCAGGATATCGATCAGGGTAATGAGTCTGGTGATATTCTAGTATTAGGATGGGGTGGAACTTATGGTGCTATTCGAACCGTGGTTCATCAGTTAAGAAAAGAAGGCATGGATATTTCTCATGCCCATCTTCGATATATCAATCCTTTTCCTAAGAATATGGAGTCGTTACTCAAGAGCTTCAAAAAGATCATCGTACCGGAAATCAACGATGGGCAGTTAGTACGGTTGATTAGATCGGAGTTTCTTATTCCGGCAGTACCTATCAATAAAGTGAAGGGGAGGCCTTTCGGGGTTTCTGAATTAAAACAAGAAATTCTTCAGCTCGTTGAAAAACAACCCGCATAA
- a CDS encoding DUF4386 domain-containing protein, translating to MNTQIQKAALIAGIGIFIMVLTAPIAEFAVFPKLIDYRNAEVTFSNIQENRGLFTIGIFLHLITLICDVVVAWALYLFLKPVNKNFSLLTALFRLVFAVITLSALLNLVGVLNLTQAASYLTVFENSIHSEVLLSIRNFNLQWSFAFSFFSLYLILLGVLVYKAHYVPKIFGILLIIAGAGYLVDTLRTFFFPAVQMDYVMITYFGEVIFMLWLLIKGWRVQIECEN from the coding sequence ATGAACACTCAAATTCAAAAAGCGGCATTAATCGCAGGAATCGGGATTTTCATTATGGTGCTTACAGCCCCTATAGCTGAATTCGCTGTTTTCCCTAAACTAATCGACTACAGAAACGCTGAGGTTACTTTTAGCAACATTCAGGAAAATCGAGGTCTATTCACTATTGGAATATTCCTTCATTTAATCACCTTGATCTGTGATGTAGTTGTTGCTTGGGCATTGTACTTGTTCCTTAAGCCCGTCAATAAAAACTTTTCTTTACTAACAGCACTCTTCCGATTAGTGTTTGCTGTAATTACACTCTCTGCCCTGCTTAACCTGGTAGGTGTGCTCAATCTAACGCAAGCTGCCAGTTACCTGACCGTATTTGAGAACTCGATTCATTCCGAGGTTCTTCTTTCGATAAGAAACTTCAATCTCCAATGGAGCTTTGCCTTTTCTTTTTTCAGTCTTTACCTGATTCTGCTAGGAGTCCTGGTCTATAAGGCTCACTATGTTCCAAAGATTTTCGGAATTCTACTGATCATAGCCGGAGCAGGCTATTTGGTAGATACGTTAAGAACCTTCTTCTTTCCCGCAGTACAAATGGACTATGTAATGATCACCTATTTTGGAGAAGTAATCTTCATGCTTTGGCTTCTAATTAAGGGCTGGAGGGTTCAGATCGAATGCGAAAATTAG
- a CDS encoding 2-oxoacid:ferredoxin oxidoreductase subunit beta — protein MAVETLIDKFVQLHEADLTNLPAYSSKDFASDQDVRWCPGCGDYTILKQVQNAMPELGIAKKDIVFISGIGCSSRFPYYMDTFGMHSIHGRAPAIATGLKTSRPDLTVWIITGDGDSLSIGANHFTQLLRRNVNVNLLLFNNEIYGLTKGQYSPASPKGLVTKSTPYGSIDNPFNPLALSLGADGSFVARAMDRDPKHLKEMILRSHKHKGTSMLEIYQNCIVFNDGAFELFTDKKTRPQEAIYLEHGQPMVFGKENDKGVRLNGLVPEVVELGDSFSKDDIWVHDEQDATKAHLLSRFFEHPPNGEGVQFPRPFGVLYAVDRPCYDEGVVEQVQHAKDTQGEADLDALLRGGETWQVK, from the coding sequence ATGGCAGTAGAAACACTTATCGATAAATTTGTACAGCTTCATGAAGCCGATTTAACCAACTTACCCGCTTATTCATCCAAAGATTTTGCTTCCGACCAGGATGTGCGTTGGTGCCCCGGTTGTGGGGATTACACCATTCTGAAGCAGGTACAAAATGCAATGCCTGAATTGGGTATTGCCAAAAAAGATATTGTATTCATTTCCGGAATTGGCTGTTCGTCAAGGTTTCCTTATTACATGGATACCTTTGGCATGCATTCTATTCACGGACGAGCACCAGCTATTGCCACGGGACTAAAAACAAGTCGTCCCGACTTAACGGTTTGGATTATCACGGGTGATGGAGATTCTCTTTCTATTGGAGCCAATCACTTTACTCAGCTTTTACGCCGTAATGTGAATGTGAATCTTTTGTTATTCAACAATGAAATTTATGGCTTAACCAAGGGTCAATATTCACCAGCTTCTCCTAAAGGATTGGTGACAAAATCTACCCCATATGGCTCAATAGATAATCCTTTTAACCCATTGGCGCTCAGCCTTGGAGCAGATGGTAGTTTTGTTGCCAGAGCTATGGACAGAGATCCTAAGCACTTAAAGGAAATGATCCTTCGGAGTCACAAGCATAAGGGGACATCCATGCTGGAAATCTACCAGAATTGCATTGTGTTTAATGATGGGGCTTTTGAGTTGTTTACTGATAAGAAAACCCGTCCGCAGGAAGCGATTTACCTGGAGCATGGCCAACCTATGGTGTTTGGTAAGGAAAACGATAAAGGAGTGAGGCTAAATGGCTTGGTTCCTGAAGTTGTAGAACTTGGAGATTCTTTCTCAAAAGATGATATATGGGTACATGATGAGCAGGATGCTACTAAAGCTCACTTACTTTCACGTTTCTTTGAGCATCCTCCAAATGGAGAAGGGGTTCAATTCCCACGGCCTTTTGGGGTTCTCTATGCAGTTGATCGCCCTTGCTACGATGAAGGAGTGGTAGAGCAGGTACAGCATGCCAAAGATACTCAGGGTGAAGCTGATCTAGATGCTTTGCTAAGAGGCGGTGAAACCTGGCAAGTGAAGTAA
- a CDS encoding carboxypeptidase regulatory-like domain-containing protein: MKTALIASLFLFIISPLYAQYSISGYVIDFGEAEPIEGALVFVHNEYNISFDPPINTTTDKSGYYEFDLPEGRYSVNVSVFYEVDADSFAFVYQPGVATLEGEYFMKQGYDLNFGFSMKYILSNHQLKNQTQGAMSVGMHTREFFVLPLGVYNFVRPKVHAPGFAFKRSETSFIQEKTW; this comes from the coding sequence ATGAAAACAGCGTTAATTGCTTCCTTATTCCTATTCATTATTTCTCCGTTATATGCTCAATATTCTATTTCAGGATATGTAATAGACTTTGGTGAGGCTGAACCCATAGAAGGAGCTTTAGTGTTTGTTCATAATGAATACAATATCTCCTTTGATCCTCCAATAAACACCACCACAGATAAAAGCGGGTATTATGAATTTGATCTTCCTGAAGGGCGTTACAGTGTAAATGTTTCCGTTTTCTATGAAGTCGATGCTGATAGCTTCGCTTTTGTGTATCAACCGGGTGTAGCCACTCTTGAAGGCGAATATTTCATGAAACAAGGCTACGATCTCAATTTTGGCTTTTCCATGAAATACATCCTGAGCAATCATCAATTAAAGAATCAGACTCAAGGAGCAATGTCTGTCGGGATGCATACAAGAGAGTTTTTTGTTCTTCCCTTAGGAGTGTACAACTTTGTAAGGCCAAAAGTACATGCGCCTGGTTTCGCATTTAAAAGATCCGAGACCAGCTTTATTCAAGAAAAGACCTGGTGA
- a CDS encoding carboxypeptidase regulatory-like domain-containing protein: MATKTNSKISVLPLLVIMGFSGSLVGQPNICGFVTDRSDSSAVEGATIYLYDEYNLPLFNELRTTTDDTGYFEFTNIEPLKYSINTWTYFTFQEDTFAFVLQPGIFDVDTSKSMFEHPCFYVNFEFNLEVTDSSFNELKESFINSYLSYFKDFDFGEKDWPTDLLPLLIQWEITTIDSLFTRYPDMFVRRKDW, translated from the coding sequence ATGGCAACTAAAACTAATAGCAAGATTTCAGTATTACCACTATTAGTTATCATGGGTTTTTCTGGTAGTCTGGTTGGTCAGCCTAATATTTGTGGGTTTGTAACTGACAGAAGTGATAGTTCAGCGGTTGAAGGAGCTACTATATACCTATATGATGAATACAATCTTCCCCTTTTTAATGAGTTACGAACTACTACAGATGACACGGGATACTTCGAGTTCACCAACATAGAACCTCTTAAATACAGTATTAACACTTGGACTTATTTCACTTTTCAAGAGGACACCTTTGCCTTTGTACTACAACCAGGAATTTTTGACGTAGATACATCTAAATCAATGTTTGAGCATCCTTGCTTTTATGTGAACTTCGAATTTAATCTAGAGGTAACTGATTCAAGTTTTAATGAATTAAAAGAAAGCTTTATCAATTCCTATCTTAGCTATTTCAAAGATTTTGATTTTGGAGAAAAAGATTGGCCCACAGATCTACTTCCTCTGTTAATTCAATGGGAGATTACAACTATTGATTCTTTATTCACTAGATATCCCGATATGTTTGTTAGAAGAAAGGATTGGTAG